Proteins encoded together in one Alteribacter keqinensis window:
- the mobB gene encoding molybdopterin-guanine dinucleotide biosynthesis protein B, protein MMRIFQVTGYSGSGKTTLLTHWVRHLSDRGVKVSVIKHHGHGGALIRGDREKDSGRLREAGAASTVAISPGEFQWIGTEPPPLKEMIDLIARTGPDVILIEGYKREAYPKAVIVQNESDRGLVTKSTNVKAVICREKQDEDYFASGSFEALNTHPMEDTVKALTKILFGDDTDDLAAL, encoded by the coding sequence ATGATGCGGATATTTCAGGTGACAGGGTATTCCGGAAGCGGGAAAACGACGTTGCTCACTCACTGGGTCCGCCACCTCAGCGACCGGGGAGTGAAGGTAAGCGTGATCAAGCATCACGGGCACGGCGGTGCACTTATAAGAGGTGACCGGGAAAAAGACAGCGGGCGGCTCCGGGAGGCCGGGGCAGCGAGTACGGTGGCCATATCCCCAGGGGAATTCCAGTGGATCGGCACAGAACCGCCGCCCCTCAAAGAGATGATTGATCTGATTGCCCGGACGGGTCCGGACGTCATTTTGATCGAAGGATACAAACGTGAAGCGTACCCCAAGGCCGTGATCGTCCAAAACGAGAGTGACCGCGGACTCGTGACTAAGAGCACAAACGTGAAGGCCGTGATCTGCCGGGAAAAACAAGACGAGGATTATTTCGCCAGCGGGAGTTTCGAAGCGCTGAACACTCACCCCATGGAAGATACCGTAAAAGCCCTCACGAAAATCCTTTTTGGAGATGATACAGATGACCTTGCAGCGCTATAG
- a CDS encoding molybdopterin molybdotransferase MoeA, whose protein sequence is MIDKRTPISVPEAQKRVMDAAKRGTQKEWVPITQADGRTLAEAVYADHDIPPFDRSPLDGFAVQSEDTKNATSETPVYLEVMETVGAGHVAKPVTKPGQAVRVMTGTMMPEGCDAICMFELTNEVIKDGKTYIEVKRSFKIGDFVSFKGEETKKGDALMQEGTLITPGVKAVLATFGYATVPVTKKPKVGIFATGTELLEVNEPMEPGKIRNSNAYMVASQVENAGASGQYYGKLADDFDACYKAIKSSVENVDMLITTGGVSVGDFDFLPAIYEKLGATVLFNKIAQRPGSVTTVAELDGKLLFGLSGNPSACFVGFELYTRPAISMFLGSKTPYLTQTKATLTKDFPKANPFTRFIRSEIGYKGDGTLTTGPVGFDKSSTVTSLAHTSCFTVLPGGSRGFEAGDQVDVLLVDGPRSAQSLVLPKKD, encoded by the coding sequence ATGATCGATAAGAGAACACCGATTTCGGTGCCGGAAGCTCAAAAGCGGGTGATGGACGCTGCCAAACGGGGAACACAGAAAGAATGGGTCCCAATTACCCAAGCGGACGGCCGCACCCTTGCAGAGGCGGTCTACGCCGACCACGATATTCCCCCTTTTGACCGCTCTCCCCTTGACGGATTTGCAGTCCAGAGTGAGGATACGAAAAACGCCACCAGCGAAACGCCGGTTTACTTGGAAGTGATGGAAACGGTGGGAGCCGGACACGTGGCAAAGCCCGTTACAAAGCCGGGTCAGGCGGTCCGGGTCATGACAGGGACGATGATGCCCGAGGGGTGCGACGCTATCTGCATGTTTGAGCTCACAAACGAAGTTATAAAAGACGGAAAAACGTACATAGAAGTGAAACGCTCGTTTAAAATAGGCGACTTTGTTTCCTTTAAAGGAGAAGAAACGAAAAAAGGGGACGCTCTGATGCAAGAGGGGACGCTGATCACCCCCGGCGTTAAAGCGGTCCTGGCCACATTCGGCTACGCCACCGTCCCCGTTACGAAAAAGCCAAAGGTCGGTATTTTTGCCACAGGAACAGAACTCCTTGAAGTGAACGAGCCGATGGAACCGGGGAAAATCCGCAACAGCAACGCCTATATGGTTGCGTCCCAGGTGGAAAACGCAGGTGCATCGGGCCAATACTACGGGAAGCTGGCTGATGATTTTGACGCGTGCTACAAGGCCATAAAAAGTTCTGTCGAAAACGTAGACATGCTCATTACCACAGGAGGCGTGAGTGTCGGGGACTTTGATTTTCTTCCGGCGATTTACGAGAAGCTCGGTGCGACGGTGCTGTTCAACAAGATTGCCCAGCGCCCCGGCAGCGTGACAACGGTGGCTGAACTTGACGGTAAGCTTCTCTTCGGGCTGTCGGGCAACCCGAGTGCGTGCTTTGTTGGCTTCGAGTTATACACCCGCCCGGCGATTTCGATGTTCCTGGGCTCAAAGACGCCGTATTTAACCCAGACGAAAGCAACCCTTACGAAGGACTTTCCGAAGGCGAATCCGTTTACCCGCTTTATCCGGAGTGAGATCGGCTACAAAGGGGACGGAACACTTACGACGGGTCCGGTGGGCTTTGATAAATCGTCTACGGTGACGTCTCTTGCCCATACGTCGTGCTTTACGGTTCTGCCCGGGGGAAGCCGCGGCTTTGAGGCAGGGGATCAGGTGGATGTGTTGCTCGTTGACGGGCCGCGCTCCGCTCAGAGTCTTGTGCTCCCGAAGAAGGACTGA
- a CDS encoding SCO family protein: MKQLVFLASLVSLAVLAGCSFLYSDPASETDSIVDLTEVEREEEHQWRMPEFEAVNQNGETVTNEDLEGSLTLVKTIFTRCPTVCMTMTPNMVQVQEAMDEEGIEGVNIVSFTVDPDFDTPERLETYAESYGAHFDNWQLLTGYEESFLNEDLAPALFTRIQPVENDIVHPTRFFLFDENGDVIRLYNGEQNFELDSLIEDLKYIQR; the protein is encoded by the coding sequence ATGAAACAGCTTGTTTTTCTGGCTTCACTCGTATCACTCGCCGTGCTTGCCGGCTGCAGTTTCCTCTACTCTGACCCTGCTTCTGAAACAGATTCAATCGTTGACCTTACAGAAGTGGAGAGAGAAGAAGAACACCAATGGAGAATGCCGGAATTTGAAGCCGTGAATCAAAACGGGGAGACAGTAACAAATGAAGACCTGGAAGGATCACTCACATTGGTTAAAACGATTTTCACCCGGTGCCCGACCGTCTGTATGACGATGACACCGAATATGGTGCAGGTTCAGGAAGCGATGGACGAAGAGGGGATTGAAGGAGTCAATATCGTATCATTTACGGTAGATCCGGACTTTGATACACCAGAGCGTCTCGAGACGTATGCCGAATCCTACGGTGCCCACTTTGACAACTGGCAGCTATTGACCGGTTATGAGGAGTCGTTTTTAAATGAGGACCTTGCCCCGGCCCTTTTCACCAGGATCCAGCCGGTTGAAAACGACATCGTACACCCGACCCGTTTCTTCCTTTTTGACGAAAACGGCGATGTGATTCGCTTATACAACGGCGAGCAGAACTTTGAGCTCGATTCATTAATAGAAGACCTTAAGTATATACAGCGATAA